Part of the Actinomycetota bacterium genome is shown below.
CTCTTCCAGGCACCCGCCACGCCGCTGTACCCGACCAGCCCGGCCGACACGTCCATCCCCGAGCACTTCAACTGCGCGATCGCCGGAAGGGAGCACCAGCTCGGCCTGGGCACCGACGACGTATCGGGCCTGTTCCGGTGCGAGCTCTATTGGCTGCCCGCATCGCTGGAGGGGCCGCTCCAGCCGCTCGGTGTGCACTCGTTCGAGGAAGTCGCTATTGACCCGTCGACGTCCCGGATCTCCTGGGTCGTACCCGCAGGAGCGGTGACACCCGACTGGCAGATCTGGCTCGGCGACCTCGTCCACGAGGGCCAGCACGCGCAGCTCATCAACCGGCAGCAGGTGTTCACGACGTTCCCGGAGTCGGTTGCGGACCCGCCGGTCATGGCGTGGATCGAGGTCATGGACTTCTTCGTTGGACGCGAAGCCATGCTCATCTACGCGAGGCTGATCGGCACCGAGAATCAGGGCGACGGCGAGGTCCTCGAGCTCGACCTCGCCACCGGCGCGCTCACGAACCACTCCAACAACCCGGCGCACGAAGAAGCTCACCTCTTCTTCCCCGACGACACCTTCGCGCTCAACGAACGAGACGACGGCCTGTGGGCGCTCCAACTCGACGGCACGGGCCAGCACACCCGTCGTTTCGCCGACGGCATCGGCGCCGTCTCCTCACCGGACGGCCATCGCGTCGCGTATGCGAAGGAGACCGCCGGTCCGGGTGGCCTTTGGGTGGCGACGTTCGGCGGCGCCCCATCGGGTCCCCTCGACGACGGACGACCCAGCGACGTTGTCTCCGAGCCCCCCGCCACCTCGCTTCCGTCAACCGGTTCCGCGGCACACGTCGTCGGGCTCGCAATGCTGGTGTTGGCCTTCGCGTCGCGGCAGGTCAGAGGCACATCGCAGCACTCGGTGACACCCGCCGCGACGGGGGTGAACCCCTTTGTAAGCAGGAGTGGTCGGTTCGAATCCGATCGGGTCCACCACGCCAGTGCCCGCCCCGTCGATGTACGCGTTCCGGTGCGATACGGCACCGAAGTGCATACACCGAGTGACCACGAGGGTGATCGCGCGGGCGAGAGTCGCGAGGTGGCGATCGTCAGCTGCTGGGCAGGGCACCCAGCTTCTGCAGTCGCATCTCGATCGCACGTTGCGAGCGGCCATGCTCGCGGGCGAGGTCCGCGAGCGACGCCCCGTCCTCGAACGCCGTGACGAGCTGACGCTCCTCGTCCCGCGTCCACGAGCGGAAGGCGTTCGCGTTGCGTTCGCGGGCCCGTTCCACGACCTCGTCGCGGTCGCCCGTGTCGTCCACGGCACGCAGTCGCGGCCGCCGACCTTGCCCAGCGGAGGACGGCGTGGACGGAACCGGCGCCGCCGCGCCGGCTTGCGCCCGCGCCCCGAGCACTCGAGCCAGGCCCTCGAGGAAGGCCGTCAGCTCGTCGGCGTCCTCGACGGTGATGCGGCACACGTCCTCGTCCCCGTCCGGTGTCTCCTGTCGCAGCGTCAGACGGCCGCGGTCGGGATCGGCGACGAAGACGAAGTCCTTGCCGTCCTCCTGGACACGGACCTCACGCCGTTCACTGATGGCGCCCATGGGCGTGACGGTACGCAGCTCGTTCCGTCGCGCCGATGGCCGCTCGGACAGGGAGGATGGCGTGGGAAGCGCGCAGGGGATGGCCTGTCCGGCGTCGAAGTCGTCGAAGGAGAGGTAGCTACGGAGGGGAACCGCACATGCGCTCGAAGCTGACCATCCTCGTCGCGCTCGCACTGGCAGGCACCGCGATCGCCGCCATCCCGGCATCGGAGCACGGGGAGGAGGGCCCCACACCGACCACGATCACGACGGCGGAGGTGAACCCCACAGGACCCGCAGCGTGGGAGATCACCGGCACCGTCGACTACGGCGGGCAGGCGCCGGTCGTGCTCGGGACCGACGCCACCGGGGACGCCCCACCGAACGGGACCGGGCACACCGCGGGCCTCGGTCTGGACCTCACCCAACTGGTCGCGTACGCGTCGGACGGTGACGAGCCGGTCGTCACCCTCGAGTGGCACGCGACGGCGCTCGATCAACTGCCCCCGCCCGAACTCATCCGGTACTACTGGCAGGTCGAGATCGGCCTCAGCGGCGGTTGGGCGTTCCAGGCCAAGACCAGCGATGTGGTCTCAGCGGCCAACCTCGGCGACGGCGAGCCCGAGACTATCGCCGGCAACGTCGCCTCGTACGCCGGCTCGACCGTCCCGAGCTTCCGTATCCGCGGCAACTGCGGCAACGTCACGGTGGGACCCGTGTCGCCCGCCAGCAACTGCGGTCACGTGGCCTGGGTGGATGGGGAGTTCGACTTCGACGCCAACGTCGTGCGCTTCTTCCTGCCCCTCGATCTCGACAACGCTGCGGCGATCCGTCCCGGCGCGGTCCTCACCGCGGTCGAGAACGGCACGTACGCCGCGATCCAGGCGGTTGCCGACATCGGCAACACCCGCGACACGATCGCGCAGGAGGTCGCCTACACCATCCCCGAGCGGACGGCGTCGGTCTCGTTGGTCGACGCCGACGGCGAGCTGGTCAAGGCCGGCACGCTGACCGTGGCCGACGACAGCAGCATCAGCGGCGGTCTCGATGCCGGGGCGATCGCGCCCGGTGCGTACCGGCTCGACGTGACCGCGTGCTTCGCCGCCAACTGCGACACCGACACACGCACCGTCACGGTGTCGTAGCCGCGGGCAGGTCGACCGCGAACGTGGAGCCGCGGTCGACATCGCTGCACACCACGACGCGGCCGCCGTAACGCTCGGCGAACCCACGCACGATCGTCAGGCCGAGCCCCGCACCCTGGGTCGGCCGGGTCATGACGTCGCCGAGCCGCACGAAGCGTTCGAAGATGTGGGCATGCTCGGATGGCGGGATGCCGGGCCCTTCGTCCTCGACGGCGATCGTCACCTCGCCGCCGTGCACCTCCGCGGTCACGGTCACCGCCCCGTCCGTGTGACGCAGCGCGTTGTCCAGCAGGCCCCGGACGATCCGCGCCACGGCGCGATCGGTCGCCAGGACGCTCGCCGCTTCGGGGAGTTGGGTCGTGACCCGCTCGCGGTCCTCGTCGGGCAGATCCTCGATCGCCCCGGTGACCACCTCGACGACATCGACGGGCTGTGCCGTCGCCGCCCACGTCGGATCGTCCACCGTCGCGGCGTCGATGAGGTCGCTGACGAGCGCCTCGAGTCGCTTCAACGAGACGAGCATCAGATCGGCGAACTCGCGGATACGGTCGGGCGTCATGCGGTCGGCTGCCCGCTCCATCGTGAGCAGCAGCGCCTTCAGGGGTGTCATGGGGGTGCGCAGCTCGTGGGCCGCGGTCGCGATGAAGTCGGCGCGTGCCTGCTGCTCATCGTCGAGCCCGCCGAGCTCCTCGACGACGAGCACGACCCCGACGGTGCCCTGCTCGTCGGCAACCGTCGCGGTCCGCATCGCGATGTCCAACCACGTGCCATCGACGTGCAGGAGCGAGAGCCGCTGCGTCGTCGTGTCCCGCGGCGTGCGGAGCGCATCGGCGATCGGGTTCCCGATCGCCACGGGCAGCTCGCGCCCCGCCGCGTCCCGCAGCCGTAGCGCCATGAACCACGCATGGCCCACGACCGCCTCAGCGGTGAAGCCGGTCAGCTCCTGCATGCCGGTGTTCCAGAGCAGGATCACGCCATCGGGACCGATGACCGCCACGGCGTCCGCGGTGACCCCCACGACGCGTTCGAGGTAGCGCGTGGCCAAGCCGCGCGCACCATCAGCGACGTCGTGTCGGGCCGGCATGGCCCTCACCTCCCACCTGACTAGTGACACCATCGGACTTCTGAGCCAGAACGGACATGGCCCGACCGGGTCACGCGGCGTGGTCCGTTGGAGCTAGACGGCTGTACGCCGAACGGCCGCAACCCCCGCGGAACGGCCCCCTCGGCCAGGTCGCTCACCTAGGGTTCCGCGTGGCGAACGGGAGGGTGAGCGTGACCTACTTCGTGACCGGCGCGACGGGCTTCATCGGCAACCAACTCGTGCGCAGGCTCCTGGCGCGGGACGGAACCATCCGGGTGCTCGTCCGTGAGGGCTCGCTGGATCGCCTCGCGGACCGTCTCGCTGAGTGGGGTACGACCGAGGAGCGGGTGGTACCGGTCGTGGGTGACCTCACCGCGCCCCGCCTCGGTGTATCGGACGAGGATCTCGACGTGCTACGTGGCGCGGTCGATCACGTCTTCCACCTCGCGGCCGTCTACGACATCGAGGCCGACGAGCAGACCCAGCGCGAGGCCAACGTCGCCGGGACCCGCAACGTCGTTGGGTTCGCCAACGCGATCGAGGCGGGACGGCTGCACCATGTCAGCTCGATCGCGGCAGCCGGCAACGAGTACCGCGGCGAGTGGCGCGAGGACATGTTCGAGCAGGCCGAGGGCCTCGACCAGCCCTACTTCGCGACCAAGCACGAGGCCGAGGGGATCGTGCGACGAGAGGCCGACGTCCCCTGGCGCATCTACCGCCCCGCCATCGTCGTGGGCGACAGCCGCACCGGTGTCACCGACAAGATCGATGGGCCCTACTACTTCTTCAAGCTCATCCAGCGTTTGCGTCGGATGTTCCCGCAGTGGCTGCCGTTGATCGGCGTCGAGGGGCGACCGGTCAACATCGTGCCCGTGGACTTCGTCGCGGATGCGCTCGACCACATCGCGCACCTGGAGGACACGGACTGGGACGGCACGGCGTTCCACCTCACCGATCCCAACCCCTACCGCGTCGGGCAGATCATGAACATCTTCATGGACGCCGCCCACGCGCCCCGCTTCGGTATGCGCATCGACTCGCGTGCGATCGACCTGATCCCCAAGACCGCCCGCAACGTGATCGGCTCGCTGCCTCCGATCGCGAACGCGCGCAAGGCCGTGCTCGGCGACCTCGGCATCCCCGACGAGGTGCTGGGCTACATCAACTGGCCGACCACCTACGACCGCCGCAACACCGACGCCGCCCTCGAGGGGACCGACATAGAGGTTCCTCGGCTGGAGGACTACGCCTACAGGCTGTGGGACTACTGGGAGCGCAACCTCGATCCGGAGCTGTTCAGGGACCGGTCGTTGAAGGGCGCGATCGGCGAGCGGACCGTGATGGTCACCGGGGCCTCCGACGGCATCGGTCGCGAGATCGCGCTGGTCGCCGCCGAAGCCCAGGCGCAAGTGCTCCTGGTGTCACGCACACGCGAGAAGTTGGAGGCGGTCGCGGCGGAGATCGAAGAGGCTGGCGGCACCGCGTCGGTGCATCCGTGCGACCTCAGCGACCTCGACGACATCGACCGCTTGGTCAAGGAGGTCCTGGCCGAGCACGACACCGTTGACGTGCTGGTCAACAACGCCGGCCGATCGATCCGACGTAGCGTGCGCCTCAGCTTCGACCGCTTCCACGACTACGAGCGCACGATGACGCTCAACTACTTCGGGGCGGTCAAGCTCATCCTCGGGCTGCTACCCGCGATGATGCACAACAAGAGCGGACACATCATCAACGTGTCGTCGATCGGCGTGCAAACCAACACGCCCCGCTTCTCCGCCTACGTCGCATCGAAGGCGGCGCTCGACGCGTTCAGCCGCTGCGTCGCGTCGGAGATCATCGACAACAACGTGCACGTCACGACCGTGTACATGCCGCTGGTCCGCACCAAGATGATCAGCCCAACCAAGATGTACGACTACTTCCCGGCGCTGTCTCCGGAGGAGGCCGCCGAGCTGGTGTGCAACGCGATGATCGGCCGACCCAAGAAGGTCGCCACCGGCCTCGGCAACTTCGGCGAGGTCATGTACGCGATCTCGCCGAAGGTCGTCGACCAGGTGCTGCACCAGGCATACCGCATCTTCCCCGAATCGGCCGCCGCCAAGGGCGAGGAGGGGGAGAGGAGGGAGAAGGCCTCCGCCGAGGGGGTCGCGTTCGCCCACCTGCTGAAGGGCGTGCACTGGTGAGTGGGGGCTCTAGACCAGGCGCTCCTGTCGCGCCCATCGCAGCGTGTGCGCCATACCCTCCTGCAGGCCGAATTGCGGCTCCCAACCGAGGTGCAGACGAGCACGCTCGATGGAGTAGGTGCCGGGGTGGGTGACGTACTCGAGCGCCTCGGGTGACACCGGCGCGGGTCGGCCGCGGAGGCGAGCGACCCCGGCGATGAGGTGGCTGAGCGCCGCGACGGCGGGGCGCGGCGCTGAGCGGAGCGTCACGCCGAGAGCATCGGCGTAGTGGCCGAAGAACTCGCGCGTCGTCACGCCGGTGCCGCCGGTGATGTTGAACACGCGGTGCCGGCCGTCGTGATCGGCCGCCGCCAGGGCGCCCCGCACCGCGTCGTCGACGTAGGTCGGCGTCAGGATCCCGCTGCCACCGTCGACGAGGGCGAACAGGTTCCGGCGCATCAGCCGCAGCGGACGCACCGTCCACGGTTGGCTGCCGGGGCCGTACACGTCGCCGAGGCGGACGACGACGACGTCGAGGCCGGTGTCGGCGGCGACGCGGAGGGCTTGGTGCTCGGACGAGATCTTCGTGTCGGTGTAGGGGCTGCCGGTGGGGACGAGCGCGGCGTCCTCGCTGACGCCGTTGGGGAAATCGGTGCCGTACACCACGACGGACGACACGTGCAACACCCTCGAGACGCCGCGCTCCGCGGCCGCCTCGACGACGGTTCGGGTCCCTCCGACGTTGACGTCGTAGAACCTCGCCCGGTCGCCGGACTCGGCGACGATCGCAGCGGTGTGGAGGACGAGGTCGGCGCCGTCGAGCGCGTCGCACCACGGACCGGGGCGGCGCACATCGGCGGCGGTGATCGCGCGCTCATCGTCAGGGCGGAGGTCGAGACCGCGAACGGTCCAGCCGCGCCGGGCGAGCTCAGCGGCAGCGTGTGACCCGAGGAACCCGGCTGCGCCCGTGACGACCGCGGTGGGCACGGCTCAGCTGGAGGCAGCGACGATCAGACGTCGCGCGGCTCCTCCCAGAGCGCTTCGTCGAGCTCCTGGTCGCGCTTCTTCTTCCAGAAGAACAGCGCGCCACCGACGGCGGCCAGCAGGAGGGCGAGCTTGCCCTTCTTGCCGCCCTTCTTCTCGTCCTCGTCCTTCGCCACAGCATCCTCCGCGTGATCGTCGTGGTGCGTCACGGTGCTCTCCCCGTTGTCGGGTCGGGGGGCTGAGCCTAACCAGCCAGGGCGGGGCGCGTCACCGACGAGGTTGCTGGTTCCGACCGGAGCGCGGGCGGATGCTGCGGCCACCCGACGGCCTGGACGAGCGATGAGCTTCAACGTGCTCGTGATGGGCGCGATCATCGGGGGGTGGAACTGACGTGTCGGTGGGCACGATGGACTTGAACGATCGACCTCGACCTTATCAGGGCCATCGCGGTCGTTTCGCGGGTTGTCACGGAAGGCCCGATGTGCCGCTGACCTGCGATAACACACCGGTGTAGTTCATCGCGTACTGCGTCGTGGCGCCCGGTCCCGCCGATCTTGTGCCCAAGCTGTGCCCACGCCGAGAAGTGCTCGATCGCGTCTCCACCTGCGGGCCGTCGCAAGCTGCCTGACGTCGGTCATCACGCTGGCTCGACGCTGATCGAGGTGACCTTGGCGACGACGTCGTAGGAGAAGGCCGTCGGGCCTTGTACGAAGCCCGAGGCCGCCACCTCGGCCGCGACGAGGACCTTGTTCGACCCGAGCGGCTCTCCGTCGTCACGGACCAGCGTCGTCTCGAGTGTGTAGGTGCCCGGCTGAGCCTGGCTGCTCTCCACCCTGGTCAAGGGGAGGATGAGTGGCGGGAGCCCCGGCCCGGTCACGACGTGGAACCCCGCGAGCTGCTCGGAGACGCTCGACCGCACCGGGCCACTGCCATCGCGGTCGGGCTGGAAGGCGGTGAGGACCAGGTTCACGGCGGCGCTCCCACCGTCCGCTTCCTCCGGCGGTGAGAGTTCCACCGCGGTCACCTCGAAAGTCGCGGTGACCCGGACGGCCTGCCTTGGGCCCCAGGTGGGTCGGTAGTCTATGATGGTCGCCAGTTGGCCCCAGTGGTGCTCCTCGTGCCCCTCGAAGTCCCCGGCAGTGCGCGCGAGCCCGCCGTGGTTCTCGGCCTCGGTGACCAGCCGGCAGGGCCGCTCCTGGCACCCATCCTCGATCGTCCACGACCCGTCGTAGGGCTGACCTCCGTGGGCAGCCACCAGCAGGATCGCGGCGGTCGCGACGGCGATCGGGATCCTCGCTCTCATGTCGATCTCCCTCCTTGGAAGGCACCGCCGCCGAAACGACTTGCGCAGCCCGTTCATCGAGCTCAACGTCGTGGGCGTAACACCAGCTGGAACGGCAGGGCGGCGGGAGGGAACGATTCGGGAGTCGATGGAACGCACCCGCTCGCCCACCCTCGCCCTCAAGCGACGGTACGGCCCCTGGGCGGTCGCGCCAGCGAGGGTGTAGGCGCGTTGCTCTGCTCATCGGGCTAGCGGGTTCCACGTGACCGAGCACTGCGGTGAACCGACGTCGCGATCACGCGCTCGCCCGCCCGATCGCCGCCCGGCAGCCTCAGTCGGTGGTCGCCAGGCTGCCGGAGACGATCGGGAGGGTGACGGCGCTGATCGTGCCGGGACCGGTGGTCCACCGTGAGCTGGGGGCGGAAGGGGTCGCGTTCGGTCTTCCACCCGGCTGAGCCCACCGTGAGTACGAGTCTATGGCCCGCGGGGATGCGGCTTGCCAGCGGCAGGCTGGTCAGGGTGATGTCGGTCGGGGTGTCCACCGGGAAGTCCGCGCCCTCGTCGGTGAACACGTGGCGCAAGTCGCCGATCGCCTGGCCGGACGCCGCCAGCTGCGCCCTCCAAGACTCGGTTCAGCCTCGTCTCAGAACTCCACGACCGCCTCGTTGGGACAGGTCGAGGCCTCGCCAGGTTCCTCTACGGAAGCGAAGCGGTCTCACTGACGCTCACCGTTGTCGTGCGTCCCGCGGTGTCCCAGACGGTGAGTTCCAACTGGTAGTCGGTCGAATGCGCCCCGCCCCGGACCGTGGTGAGGGGCGGGTATGATGCTGTCATACCTGCGGTGTGGGAGGCACTCATGGCTGTCAGGAAGGTAGCGGTCACGCTGCCCGAGGAATTGTTCGAAATGGTCGAGCGACTCCGGGACATCGAGCATCGTTCGCGGTCCGACGTGTTCCAGGACGCGCTGCGCCGCTACTTCGGCGAGCCGGTGTACGAGCCGTCCGAGGAGGAGCGTCGCCTACTCGACGAGGCCCTGGCCGGGCTGGAGCGCGAACCGGCCGCAGGTCGGTCGTGGAGCGACGTCCGGGCCGAGATCTGGCCCGAGTGAGTGGACCTGTTCCTCAGGCCCGAGGCCGTTGCTGACCTGCGCGCGACTCGCGCGTACTACGAGGAAGCCGAGGCCGGGCTCAGCCGCCGCTTCGTGGCGTCGCTGGACGAGCTGTTCGTCCGACTGCGGGCGTTCCCACGCAGCGCCCCACCGGTTGCCGGCTACGAGGATGTGCGTCGTGCCGTGGTCCGCGGGTTCCCCTTCGTGGTCTTCTACCGTCTTGGGCCGGACCGGATCGACATCTTGCGGGTCTCACACGCCGCTCGATCAGACGCCGATCGGCCGCGCGACGCCGGGGTTTGAAGCGCCCCGCGATCTGCGCTCATCGCCTCGAAAGCGGGTACCGGCAGGGTCATCGGCCAGTGCCTGCCGCGCCACCGCCACCAGGGGTTCCTGAAGTTCCTGCGCACCATCGACCGCGAGGTCCCCAAGAGCCTGGCCGTCCACCTGATCCTCGACAACTACGCCACCCACAAGCACCGTGACGTGACCACGTGGCTGGCCAAGCACGCCCGCTTCCACCTGCACTTCACCCCGACCTCGAGCTCGTGGCTCAATGCCCGGAACCGCCGCTGCGACCCCATCCAGCCATCCCCGCCGGTCACTTCAAGAGAGCCGCACCCGAATGAGTTCGCGCGCTGGACACACCCCCGGGAGGCCGCTTCCGCGCAAGCGCCTCCGTTAACCGCCCCGTCCCCGACTAGGGGCCGGACGACGGCGTTGGGCACGAGCTACGACTCGTCGCCTCGGGCCCTCACCGCATCGAGAAGGCCGCCGCCATCGTCCGTCTCGCATGTCGTCAGGTTTCCGTGAGCCGCCCCGTGTGGCGGTGGCAGGCATTCCTGGGTGCCGAAGTTGAACCGGTTCAGCCGGATGTGATCCTTGAGCCGCGGATCGTCGACGGCGAAGACGTCGAAGCCGCGCTCGGTCTTCGGCGTAAAGTCGCCATCGAACGTGTTGTTGGCGTAGACGAACCCGTTGTACCAGTAGGAGGACCAGGGATTGGATCGCCGCTCGGGGTCGTCGGGTTCTGCCCTGTAGTGGGCGATCTGCTCAGGGTTGTCGGGATCGGTGAAGTCGACCACCGTGGTGCCACCCAGGAACCAGCCGGCGACGAGGACGTCCCGGCCGCTGCGCAGGGGGACGACGTTGAACTGGTGCGCGGTGCAGCCGCCCGCCTCGACGGGCTGGGGGAGCTGGTAGAAGTTCTTGAGCACCGGGACGGCCGGATCGCTGATGTCGTAGAACCAGAGGGCGCCGATTGGGGAGGAGGTCGCGGGCCCCGGGCACGGCCCCGATGAGGCGAGACCGGCGAGAGCCTCGTCAGCCACGACCAGGATGTTCCCGTCCCACGAGAACGTCGACCCGTGGACGTTGTCCATCTCGGGATTGGAGGTCACAGAGACGAGCGAGGGATCAGCCGGATCGGAGATGTCCCAGATCTGGACCTGCGTCGACTTCTCCCCGGCGCAGGCGGCGAGGTTCCGAGGGAGGAACACCGAGACGTCGTGACACGCTCCAGCGAACCCGGAGGAGGGCGGAGCGAAGTCGACCCAGTTGATCACCCGCGCGTCGACCGGGTTGCGCAGGGGGACCTCCACCACCGCCTGGTTGGTCCGGTTCACGTAGACGATGAGCCGAGGGTCGCGCTTCCCGGTCGCGGGATCACGGTGCTCGAGGTCTGGGACGAGGGTGTGGGTGTGCGAGTCGCTACAGCGCGTCGGATCCCTCCGATCGGGGCACGTGTTGACGCTGGCGATCCGCTCCGGTGCCTCGGGGTTCTCGATCGAGACGATCTGGAGCCCCATGAAGCCTTC
Proteins encoded:
- a CDS encoding SDR family oxidoreductase, translated to MTYFVTGATGFIGNQLVRRLLARDGTIRVLVREGSLDRLADRLAEWGTTEERVVPVVGDLTAPRLGVSDEDLDVLRGAVDHVFHLAAVYDIEADEQTQREANVAGTRNVVGFANAIEAGRLHHVSSIAAAGNEYRGEWREDMFEQAEGLDQPYFATKHEAEGIVRREADVPWRIYRPAIVVGDSRTGVTDKIDGPYYFFKLIQRLRRMFPQWLPLIGVEGRPVNIVPVDFVADALDHIAHLEDTDWDGTAFHLTDPNPYRVGQIMNIFMDAAHAPRFGMRIDSRAIDLIPKTARNVIGSLPPIANARKAVLGDLGIPDEVLGYINWPTTYDRRNTDAALEGTDIEVPRLEDYAYRLWDYWERNLDPELFRDRSLKGAIGERTVMVTGASDGIGREIALVAAEAQAQVLLVSRTREKLEAVAAEIEEAGGTASVHPCDLSDLDDIDRLVKEVLAEHDTVDVLVNNAGRSIRRSVRLSFDRFHDYERTMTLNYFGAVKLILGLLPAMMHNKSGHIINVSSIGVQTNTPRFSAYVASKAALDAFSRCVASEIIDNNVHVTTVYMPLVRTKMISPTKMYDYFPALSPEEAAELVCNAMIGRPKKVATGLGNFGEVMYAISPKVVDQVLHQAYRIFPESAAAKGEEGERREKASAEGVAFAHLLKGVHW
- a CDS encoding DLW-39 family protein, which codes for MTHHDDHAEDAVAKDEDEKKGGKKGKLALLLAAVGGALFFWKKKRDQELDEALWEEPRDV
- a CDS encoding type II toxin-antitoxin system RelE/ParE family toxin, whose amino-acid sequence is MDLFLRPEAVADLRATRAYYEEAEAGLSRRFVASLDELFVRLRAFPRSAPPVAGYEDVRRAVVRGFPFVVFYRLGPDRIDILRVSHAARSDADRPRDAGV
- a CDS encoding ribbon-helix-helix protein, CopG family; protein product: MAVRKVAVTLPEELFEMVERLRDIEHRSRSDVFQDALRRYFGEPVYEPSEEERRLLDEALAGLEREPAAGRSWSDVRAEIWPE
- a CDS encoding NAD-dependent epimerase/dehydratase family protein, with the translated sequence MPTAVVTGAAGFLGSHAAAELARRGWTVRGLDLRPDDERAITAADVRRPGPWCDALDGADLVLHTAAIVAESGDRARFYDVNVGGTRTVVEAAAERGVSRVLHVSSVVVYGTDFPNGVSEDAALVPTGSPYTDTKISSEHQALRVAADTGLDVVVVRLGDVYGPGSQPWTVRPLRLMRRNLFALVDGGSGILTPTYVDDAVRGALAAADHDGRHRVFNITGGTGVTTREFFGHYADALGVTLRSAPRPAVAALSHLIAGVARLRGRPAPVSPEALEYVTHPGTYSIERARLHLGWEPQFGLQEGMAHTLRWARQERLV
- a CDS encoding PAS domain-containing sensor histidine kinase — protein: MPARHDVADGARGLATRYLERVVGVTADAVAVIGPDGVILLWNTGMQELTGFTAEAVVGHAWFMALRLRDAAGRELPVAIGNPIADALRTPRDTTTQRLSLLHVDGTWLDIAMRTATVADEQGTVGVVLVVEELGGLDDEQQARADFIATAAHELRTPMTPLKALLLTMERAADRMTPDRIREFADLMLVSLKRLEALVSDLIDAATVDDPTWAATAQPVDVVEVVTGAIEDLPDEDRERVTTQLPEAASVLATDRAVARIVRGLLDNALRHTDGAVTVTAEVHGGEVTIAVEDEGPGIPPSEHAHIFERFVRLGDVMTRPTQGAGLGLTIVRGFAERYGGRVVVCSDVDRGSTFAVDLPAATTP